One genomic window of Metopolophium dirhodum isolate CAU chromosome 4, ASM1992520v1, whole genome shotgun sequence includes the following:
- the LOC132943776 gene encoding serine/threonine-protein kinase mig-15 isoform X5, giving the protein MLNMAHNLAPSVNCSLDDIDLNALKDPAGIFELIEVVGNGTYGQVYKGRHTKTGQLAAIKVMDVTEEEEEEIKLEINVLKKYSNHRNIATYYGAFIKKSPPGKDDQLWLVMEYCGAGSVTDLVKSTKGQSLKEEWIAYICREILRGLSYLHSNKVIHRDIKGQNVLLTDNAEVKLVDFGVSAQLDRTIGRRNTFIGTPYWMAPEVIACEENPDATYDNRSDLWSLGITALEMAESQPPLCDLHPMRALFLIPRNSPPRLKSKKWAKKFHGFIETVLVKDYHQRPYTDQLLKHPYIRDQPTERQVRIQLKDHIDRCKKRKQEKSEREDYRYSGSENEEDEDHNIAGEQHSSIIQAPGDNTLRRNFQQIQEGRTLTPHGKEKHGKEREEIPEPGPPARPPIIPHRLIDPHPPSRPLPPPPRDDRHFHPQQQQPQRNSNVFQPMVHQNGGAKVIPQGIIIESDSSDEDEDDDDDEEDDTAHRHDARRAPPRRKPNDGTLLASDPPKPLPADINPNGLHLEGSSSSSSTVMGPGGAPNRPLPPTPDEEESGDRTLVLRRLPQQKPSSSDGKVDIDEQKLLKDWDFARFFHKSNNIAEKNSQQKVKEQVSSVPRRMPQHNRNGSESSGPSKFIPNVFRRENTDFFVPSARHSAMFFDGRRSDIQQRRSSDVSKKSLERTDSLKKPWKPTRPRRERTDGDIVLQTNRQRFVRPLLENRRLENDPRFSRGSANSSKKSNGQDNGFTNETNQNRDERRSDFHRHDISGGSSSRTSSVLPDLLSQASSSPGTPSQRLDKSNSEEYQNAISKTYSLLQKQRSFLTFGFGAGGTGTSTSSQGPGRRESHVNVNVTPTVHDLASETPEIRKYKKRFNSEILCAALWGVNLLIGTETGLMLLDRSGQGKVYQLISRRRFQQMEVLEGQNILVTVSGKKNRVRVYYLSWLKSKILRTDGQVERRNGWINVGDLQGAVHFCIVKYERIKFLVIALKDSIEIYAWAPKPYHKFMAFKSFGDLVHRPLLVDLTIEEGARLKVIYGSADGFHAVDLDSASVYDVYLPKHTQGAIAPHCIVVLPNSNGLQLLLCFDNEGVYVNTYGKTSKNILLQWGEMPTSVAYIGTGQIMGWGNKAIEIRSVETGHLDGVFMHKKAQRLKFLCERNDKVFFSSAKGGSCCQIYFMTLNKPGMANW; this is encoded by the exons ATGTTGAACATGGCTCACAACCTGGCACCGAGCGTCAACTGTTCGCTGGATGACATCGATCTCAACGCGTTAAAG GATCCGGCTGGCATATTCGAACTCATCGAAGTTGTCGGCAATGGCACCTATGGACAAGTGTACAAG ggaAGACATACCAAAACTGGACAATTGGCGGCAATTAAAGTTATGGATGTTACTGaa gaagaagaggaagaaattaaATTGGAAATCAATGTTctgaaaaaa tattccaATCATCGTAATATTGCTACGTATTATGgtgcatttattaaaaaaagtccACCGGGCAAAGATGATCAACTATGGCTTGTGATGGAATACTGTGGGGCTGGATCTGTCACCGATTTAGTTAAATCTACCAAAGGACAGTCACTTAAAGAAGAATGGATTGCTTACATATGCAGAGAAATATTACGCGGTCTTAGCTATTTGCACTCAAACAAGGTCATACATCGTGATATCAAGGGACAAAATGTTTTGTTGACCGATAATGCTGAAGTGAAACTTGTTGATTTTGGAGTCAGTGCTCAGTTAGATCGGACCATTGGGCGACGTAACACTTTTATTGGTACTCCATACTGGATGGCCCCAGAAGTTATTGCTTGTGAAGAAAATCCAGATGCTACATATGATAATAGAAGTGATCTGTGGAGTTTAG gtattactGCATTAGAAATGGCTGAATCCCAACCACCTTTGTGTGATCTTCATCCCATGAGGGCTCTATTCTTAATTCCAAGAAACTCTCCACCCAGATTGAAGTCGAAAAAATGGGCCAAAAAGTTTCATG gtTTCATAGAAACAGTGTTGGTTAAAGACTATCATCAGAGGCCATATACAGACCAGCTTTTGAAACACCCATATATTAGGGACCAACCAACAGAGAGACAAGTTCGTATTCAACTTAAAGATCATATTGATAGGTGTAAAAAACGAAAGCaagaaaaat ctGAAAGAGAAGATTATCGTTATAGTGGATCAGAAAATGAAGAAGATGAAGACCATAATATTGCAGGTGAACAACATTCATCTATAATTCAAGCTCCTGGTGATAATACATTGAGGAGAAACTTCCAACAAATCCAGGAGGGGCGAACTTTAACTCCTCATGGTAAAGAAAAACATGGTAAAGAAAGAGAAGAAATACCAGAACCAGGTCCTCCTGCTCGCCCCCCTATAATACCTCACAGATtaatcg ATCCCCATCCACCATCTAGACCTCTTCCGCCACCACCACGCGATGATAGACACTTCCATCCACAACAGCAACAACCACAGCGAAATTCAAACGTATTCCAACCAATG GTACACCAAAATGGCGGTGCTAAAGTGATACCACAAGGAATAATAATTGAGTCTGATTCTTctgatgaagatgaagatgacgatgatgatgaagAAGATGACACAGCTCATAGACATGATGCTCGCCGTGCACCACCTAGAAGAAAGCCAAATGATGGAACATTACTTGCTAGTGATCCACCTAAACCACT ACCCGCTGATATAAATCCTAATGGACTACATTTAGAAG GATCATCATCAAGCTCTAGTACTGTTATGGGACCTGGTGGCGCGCCTAATCGTCCTCTTCCTCCCACTCCAGATGAAGAAGAAAGTGGAGACAGAACATTGGTATTAAGAAGG TTGCCGCAACAAAAACCAAGTTCAAGTGATGGGAAAGTAGATATTGATGAACAAAAATTGCTGAAGGATTGGGATTTTGCCCGCTTTTttcataaatcaaataatatagcaGAAAAAAATTCTCAACAAAAAGTCAAAGAACAGGTATCGTCGGTACCTAGACGAATGCCACAACATAATCGTAATGGTTCAGAATCATCCGGCCCTTCCAAATTTATACCCAATGTGTTCAGACGAGAGAATACAGATTTTTTCGTACCATCAGCTCGTCATTCTGCCATGTTTTTTGATGGAAGACGTTCTGATATTCAGCAGAGAAGAAGTTCAGATGTTAGTAAAAAGTCTTTGGAACGAACTGATTCATTAAAAAAACCGTGGAAACCAACTAGGCCAAGGCGAGAAAGAACTGATGGTGATATAGTATTGCAAACCAACCGTCAAAGATTTGTCAGACCATTGTTAGAAAACAGACGTTTAGAGAATGATCCCAGGTTTTCACGAGGAAGTGCTAATAGTAGCAAGAAGAGTAATGGTCAAGATAATGGATTTACCAATGAAACTAATCAG AACCGTGATGAACGCCGTAGTGATTTTCATAGACATGACATATCAGGTGGATCAAGTTCAAGAACAAGTTCGGTTTTACCAGATCTGCTTTCTcag gctTCATCTAGTCCTGGTACTCCAAGTCAAAGACTTGACAAAAGCAATAGTGAagag TACCAAAACGCAATATCTAAAACTTATTCCTTACTACAGAAACAACGTTCATTCCTGACATTTGGCTTTGGGGCTGGTGGTACTGGTACTAGTACAAGTTCACAAGGGCCTGGTCGTCGTGAGTCACACGTTAATGTTAATGTTACACCAACTGTACATGATTTAGCATCTGAGACACCCGAGATACGTAAATACAAAAAACGTTTCAATTCTGAAATCCTCTGTGCTGCGTTATGGG gagTTAACCTGTTAATTGGCACAGAGACTGGACTTATGTTATTGGACAGAAGTGGTCAAGGTAAAGTGTACCAACTTATTTCTAGAAGACGATTCCAACAAATGGAAGTATTAGAAGGTCAAAATATCTTAGTAACTGTTTCTGGCAAGAAAAATCGTGTTAGAGTCTATTATTTATCTTGGCTGAAATCTAAAATTCTTAGAACAGATGGG CAAGTAGAGCGTAGGAATGGTTGGATAAATGTTGGGGATTTACAAGGTGCTGTACACTTTTGCATTGTAAAGTATGAACGTATTAAATTCTTAGTGATAGCACTCAAAGACAGCATCGAGATCTATGCATGGGCTCCTAAACCATATCATAAATTTATGGCTtttaag TCCTTTGGAGACCTTGTTCATCGACCCCTACTAGTAGATTTGACAATTGAAGAAGGGGCACGACTTAAGGTGATCTATGGATCAGCTGATGGATTCCATGCAGTAGATCTTGACTCCGCCTCTgtgtatgatgtatatttacCTAAACAT ACTCAAGGAGCGATTGCGCCACATTGTATTGTTGTGTTACCAAACTCTAATGGGTTACAATTGCTGTTATGTTTTGACAACGAGGGTGTCTATGTAAATACTTATGGAaag ACGtcaaagaatatattattacaatgggGTGAGATGCCTACGTCGGTTGCATATATTGGCACTGGTCAAATAATGGGTTGGGGCAACAAAGCAATCGAAATACGAAGTGTAGAAACTGGTCATTTGGATGGTGTTTTTATGCACAAAAAAGCACAAAGGTTGAAGTTTCTTTGTGAACGAAATGATAAG gtattCTTTTCATCAGCTAAAGGTGGGTCGTGTTGTCAGATATATTTCATGACGCTCAACAAACCTGGCATGGCCAATTGGTAA
- the LOC132943776 gene encoding serine/threonine-protein kinase mig-15 isoform X1, with protein sequence MLNMAHNLAPSVNCSLDDIDLNALKDPAGIFELIEVVGNGTYGQVYKGRHTKTGQLAAIKVMDVTEEEEEEIKLEINVLKKYSNHRNIATYYGAFIKKSPPGKDDQLWLVMEYCGAGSVTDLVKSTKGQSLKEEWIAYICREILRGLSYLHSNKVIHRDIKGQNVLLTDNAEVKLVDFGVSAQLDRTIGRRNTFIGTPYWMAPEVIACEENPDATYDNRSDLWSLGITALEMAESQPPLCDLHPMRALFLIPRNSPPRLKSKKWAKKFHGFIETVLVKDYHQRPYTDQLLKHPYIRDQPTERQVRIQLKDHIDRCKKRKQEKSEREDYRYSGSENEEDEDHNIAGEQHSSIIQAPGDNTLRRNFQQIQEGRTLTPHGKEKHGKEREEIPEPGPPARPPIIPHRLIVVPDPHPPSRPLPPPPRDDRHFHPQQQQPQRNSNVFQPMLNEIGSSARQTDVSVSQVHQNGGAKVIPQGIIIESDSSDEDEDDDDDEEDDTAHRHDARRAPPRRKPNDGTLLASDPPKPLPADINPNGLHLEGSSSSSSTVMGPGGAPNRPLPPTPDEEESGDRTLVLRRLPQQKPSSSDGKVDIDEQKLLKDWDFARFFHKSNNIAEKNSQQKVKEQVSSVPRRMPQHNRNGSESSGPSKFIPNVFRRENTDFFVPSARHSAMFFDGRRSDIQQRRSSDVSKKSLERTDSLKKPWKPTRPRRERTDGDIVLQTNRQRFVRPLLENRRLENDPRFSRGSANSSKKSNGQDNGFTNETNQNRDERRSDFHRHDISGGSSSRTSSVLPDLLSQASSSPGTPSQRLDKSNSEEYQNAISKTYSLLQKQRSFLTFGFGAGGTGTSTSSQGPGRRESHVNVNVTPTVHDLASETPEIRKYKKRFNSEILCAALWGVNLLIGTETGLMLLDRSGQGKVYQLISRRRFQQMEVLEGQNILVTVSGKKNRVRVYYLSWLKSKILRTDGQVERRNGWINVGDLQGAVHFCIVKYERIKFLVIALKDSIEIYAWAPKPYHKFMAFKSFGDLVHRPLLVDLTIEEGARLKVIYGSADGFHAVDLDSASVYDVYLPKHTQGAIAPHCIVVLPNSNGLQLLLCFDNEGVYVNTYGKTSKNILLQWGEMPTSVAYIGTGQIMGWGNKAIEIRSVETGHLDGVFMHKKAQRLKFLCERNDKVFFSSAKGGSCCQIYFMTLNKPGMANW encoded by the exons ATGTTGAACATGGCTCACAACCTGGCACCGAGCGTCAACTGTTCGCTGGATGACATCGATCTCAACGCGTTAAAG GATCCGGCTGGCATATTCGAACTCATCGAAGTTGTCGGCAATGGCACCTATGGACAAGTGTACAAG ggaAGACATACCAAAACTGGACAATTGGCGGCAATTAAAGTTATGGATGTTACTGaa gaagaagaggaagaaattaaATTGGAAATCAATGTTctgaaaaaa tattccaATCATCGTAATATTGCTACGTATTATGgtgcatttattaaaaaaagtccACCGGGCAAAGATGATCAACTATGGCTTGTGATGGAATACTGTGGGGCTGGATCTGTCACCGATTTAGTTAAATCTACCAAAGGACAGTCACTTAAAGAAGAATGGATTGCTTACATATGCAGAGAAATATTACGCGGTCTTAGCTATTTGCACTCAAACAAGGTCATACATCGTGATATCAAGGGACAAAATGTTTTGTTGACCGATAATGCTGAAGTGAAACTTGTTGATTTTGGAGTCAGTGCTCAGTTAGATCGGACCATTGGGCGACGTAACACTTTTATTGGTACTCCATACTGGATGGCCCCAGAAGTTATTGCTTGTGAAGAAAATCCAGATGCTACATATGATAATAGAAGTGATCTGTGGAGTTTAG gtattactGCATTAGAAATGGCTGAATCCCAACCACCTTTGTGTGATCTTCATCCCATGAGGGCTCTATTCTTAATTCCAAGAAACTCTCCACCCAGATTGAAGTCGAAAAAATGGGCCAAAAAGTTTCATG gtTTCATAGAAACAGTGTTGGTTAAAGACTATCATCAGAGGCCATATACAGACCAGCTTTTGAAACACCCATATATTAGGGACCAACCAACAGAGAGACAAGTTCGTATTCAACTTAAAGATCATATTGATAGGTGTAAAAAACGAAAGCaagaaaaat ctGAAAGAGAAGATTATCGTTATAGTGGATCAGAAAATGAAGAAGATGAAGACCATAATATTGCAGGTGAACAACATTCATCTATAATTCAAGCTCCTGGTGATAATACATTGAGGAGAAACTTCCAACAAATCCAGGAGGGGCGAACTTTAACTCCTCATGGTAAAGAAAAACATGGTAAAGAAAGAGAAGAAATACCAGAACCAGGTCCTCCTGCTCGCCCCCCTATAATACCTCACAGATtaatcg ttgttCCAGATCCCCATCCACCATCTAGACCTCTTCCGCCACCACCACGCGATGATAGACACTTCCATCCACAACAGCAACAACCACAGCGAAATTCAAACGTATTCCAACCAATG TTAAATGAAATAGGTTCATCAGCCAGACAGACAGATGTTTCTGTGTCACAGGTACACCAAAATGGCGGTGCTAAAGTGATACCACAAGGAATAATAATTGAGTCTGATTCTTctgatgaagatgaagatgacgatgatgatgaagAAGATGACACAGCTCATAGACATGATGCTCGCCGTGCACCACCTAGAAGAAAGCCAAATGATGGAACATTACTTGCTAGTGATCCACCTAAACCACT ACCCGCTGATATAAATCCTAATGGACTACATTTAGAAG GATCATCATCAAGCTCTAGTACTGTTATGGGACCTGGTGGCGCGCCTAATCGTCCTCTTCCTCCCACTCCAGATGAAGAAGAAAGTGGAGACAGAACATTGGTATTAAGAAGG TTGCCGCAACAAAAACCAAGTTCAAGTGATGGGAAAGTAGATATTGATGAACAAAAATTGCTGAAGGATTGGGATTTTGCCCGCTTTTttcataaatcaaataatatagcaGAAAAAAATTCTCAACAAAAAGTCAAAGAACAGGTATCGTCGGTACCTAGACGAATGCCACAACATAATCGTAATGGTTCAGAATCATCCGGCCCTTCCAAATTTATACCCAATGTGTTCAGACGAGAGAATACAGATTTTTTCGTACCATCAGCTCGTCATTCTGCCATGTTTTTTGATGGAAGACGTTCTGATATTCAGCAGAGAAGAAGTTCAGATGTTAGTAAAAAGTCTTTGGAACGAACTGATTCATTAAAAAAACCGTGGAAACCAACTAGGCCAAGGCGAGAAAGAACTGATGGTGATATAGTATTGCAAACCAACCGTCAAAGATTTGTCAGACCATTGTTAGAAAACAGACGTTTAGAGAATGATCCCAGGTTTTCACGAGGAAGTGCTAATAGTAGCAAGAAGAGTAATGGTCAAGATAATGGATTTACCAATGAAACTAATCAG AACCGTGATGAACGCCGTAGTGATTTTCATAGACATGACATATCAGGTGGATCAAGTTCAAGAACAAGTTCGGTTTTACCAGATCTGCTTTCTcag gctTCATCTAGTCCTGGTACTCCAAGTCAAAGACTTGACAAAAGCAATAGTGAagag TACCAAAACGCAATATCTAAAACTTATTCCTTACTACAGAAACAACGTTCATTCCTGACATTTGGCTTTGGGGCTGGTGGTACTGGTACTAGTACAAGTTCACAAGGGCCTGGTCGTCGTGAGTCACACGTTAATGTTAATGTTACACCAACTGTACATGATTTAGCATCTGAGACACCCGAGATACGTAAATACAAAAAACGTTTCAATTCTGAAATCCTCTGTGCTGCGTTATGGG gagTTAACCTGTTAATTGGCACAGAGACTGGACTTATGTTATTGGACAGAAGTGGTCAAGGTAAAGTGTACCAACTTATTTCTAGAAGACGATTCCAACAAATGGAAGTATTAGAAGGTCAAAATATCTTAGTAACTGTTTCTGGCAAGAAAAATCGTGTTAGAGTCTATTATTTATCTTGGCTGAAATCTAAAATTCTTAGAACAGATGGG CAAGTAGAGCGTAGGAATGGTTGGATAAATGTTGGGGATTTACAAGGTGCTGTACACTTTTGCATTGTAAAGTATGAACGTATTAAATTCTTAGTGATAGCACTCAAAGACAGCATCGAGATCTATGCATGGGCTCCTAAACCATATCATAAATTTATGGCTtttaag TCCTTTGGAGACCTTGTTCATCGACCCCTACTAGTAGATTTGACAATTGAAGAAGGGGCACGACTTAAGGTGATCTATGGATCAGCTGATGGATTCCATGCAGTAGATCTTGACTCCGCCTCTgtgtatgatgtatatttacCTAAACAT ACTCAAGGAGCGATTGCGCCACATTGTATTGTTGTGTTACCAAACTCTAATGGGTTACAATTGCTGTTATGTTTTGACAACGAGGGTGTCTATGTAAATACTTATGGAaag ACGtcaaagaatatattattacaatgggGTGAGATGCCTACGTCGGTTGCATATATTGGCACTGGTCAAATAATGGGTTGGGGCAACAAAGCAATCGAAATACGAAGTGTAGAAACTGGTCATTTGGATGGTGTTTTTATGCACAAAAAAGCACAAAGGTTGAAGTTTCTTTGTGAACGAAATGATAAG gtattCTTTTCATCAGCTAAAGGTGGGTCGTGTTGTCAGATATATTTCATGACGCTCAACAAACCTGGCATGGCCAATTGGTAA
- the LOC132943776 gene encoding serine/threonine-protein kinase mig-15 isoform X4, which translates to MLNMAHNLAPSVNCSLDDIDLNALKDPAGIFELIEVVGNGTYGQVYKGRHTKTGQLAAIKVMDVTEEEEEEIKLEINVLKKYSNHRNIATYYGAFIKKSPPGKDDQLWLVMEYCGAGSVTDLVKSTKGQSLKEEWIAYICREILRGLSYLHSNKVIHRDIKGQNVLLTDNAEVKLVDFGVSAQLDRTIGRRNTFIGTPYWMAPEVIACEENPDATYDNRSDLWSLGITALEMAESQPPLCDLHPMRALFLIPRNSPPRLKSKKWAKKFHGFIETVLVKDYHQRPYTDQLLKHPYIRDQPTERQVRIQLKDHIDRCKKRKQEKSEREDYRYSGSENEEDEDHNIAGEQHSSIIQAPGDNTLRRNFQQIQEGRTLTPHGKEKHGKEREEIPEPGPPARPPIIPHRLIVVPDPHPPSRPLPPPPRDDRHFHPQQQQPQRNSNVFQPMVHQNGGAKVIPQGIIIESDSSDEDEDDDDDEEDDTAHRHDARRAPPRRKPNDGTLLASDPPKPLPADINPNGLHLEGSSSSSSTVMGPGGAPNRPLPPTPDEEESGDRTLVLRRLPQQKPSSSDGKVDIDEQKLLKDWDFARFFHKSNNIAEKNSQQKVKEQVSSVPRRMPQHNRNGSESSGPSKFIPNVFRRENTDFFVPSARHSAMFFDGRRSDIQQRRSSDVSKKSLERTDSLKKPWKPTRPRRERTDGDIVLQTNRQRFVRPLLENRRLENDPRFSRGSANSSKKSNGQDNGFTNETNQNRDERRSDFHRHDISGGSSSRTSSVLPDLLSQASSSPGTPSQRLDKSNSEEYQNAISKTYSLLQKQRSFLTFGFGAGGTGTSTSSQGPGRRESHVNVNVTPTVHDLASETPEIRKYKKRFNSEILCAALWGVNLLIGTETGLMLLDRSGQGKVYQLISRRRFQQMEVLEGQNILVTVSGKKNRVRVYYLSWLKSKILRTDGQVERRNGWINVGDLQGAVHFCIVKYERIKFLVIALKDSIEIYAWAPKPYHKFMAFKSFGDLVHRPLLVDLTIEEGARLKVIYGSADGFHAVDLDSASVYDVYLPKHTQGAIAPHCIVVLPNSNGLQLLLCFDNEGVYVNTYGKTSKNILLQWGEMPTSVAYIGTGQIMGWGNKAIEIRSVETGHLDGVFMHKKAQRLKFLCERNDKVFFSSAKGGSCCQIYFMTLNKPGMANW; encoded by the exons ATGTTGAACATGGCTCACAACCTGGCACCGAGCGTCAACTGTTCGCTGGATGACATCGATCTCAACGCGTTAAAG GATCCGGCTGGCATATTCGAACTCATCGAAGTTGTCGGCAATGGCACCTATGGACAAGTGTACAAG ggaAGACATACCAAAACTGGACAATTGGCGGCAATTAAAGTTATGGATGTTACTGaa gaagaagaggaagaaattaaATTGGAAATCAATGTTctgaaaaaa tattccaATCATCGTAATATTGCTACGTATTATGgtgcatttattaaaaaaagtccACCGGGCAAAGATGATCAACTATGGCTTGTGATGGAATACTGTGGGGCTGGATCTGTCACCGATTTAGTTAAATCTACCAAAGGACAGTCACTTAAAGAAGAATGGATTGCTTACATATGCAGAGAAATATTACGCGGTCTTAGCTATTTGCACTCAAACAAGGTCATACATCGTGATATCAAGGGACAAAATGTTTTGTTGACCGATAATGCTGAAGTGAAACTTGTTGATTTTGGAGTCAGTGCTCAGTTAGATCGGACCATTGGGCGACGTAACACTTTTATTGGTACTCCATACTGGATGGCCCCAGAAGTTATTGCTTGTGAAGAAAATCCAGATGCTACATATGATAATAGAAGTGATCTGTGGAGTTTAG gtattactGCATTAGAAATGGCTGAATCCCAACCACCTTTGTGTGATCTTCATCCCATGAGGGCTCTATTCTTAATTCCAAGAAACTCTCCACCCAGATTGAAGTCGAAAAAATGGGCCAAAAAGTTTCATG gtTTCATAGAAACAGTGTTGGTTAAAGACTATCATCAGAGGCCATATACAGACCAGCTTTTGAAACACCCATATATTAGGGACCAACCAACAGAGAGACAAGTTCGTATTCAACTTAAAGATCATATTGATAGGTGTAAAAAACGAAAGCaagaaaaat ctGAAAGAGAAGATTATCGTTATAGTGGATCAGAAAATGAAGAAGATGAAGACCATAATATTGCAGGTGAACAACATTCATCTATAATTCAAGCTCCTGGTGATAATACATTGAGGAGAAACTTCCAACAAATCCAGGAGGGGCGAACTTTAACTCCTCATGGTAAAGAAAAACATGGTAAAGAAAGAGAAGAAATACCAGAACCAGGTCCTCCTGCTCGCCCCCCTATAATACCTCACAGATtaatcg ttgttCCAGATCCCCATCCACCATCTAGACCTCTTCCGCCACCACCACGCGATGATAGACACTTCCATCCACAACAGCAACAACCACAGCGAAATTCAAACGTATTCCAACCAATG GTACACCAAAATGGCGGTGCTAAAGTGATACCACAAGGAATAATAATTGAGTCTGATTCTTctgatgaagatgaagatgacgatgatgatgaagAAGATGACACAGCTCATAGACATGATGCTCGCCGTGCACCACCTAGAAGAAAGCCAAATGATGGAACATTACTTGCTAGTGATCCACCTAAACCACT ACCCGCTGATATAAATCCTAATGGACTACATTTAGAAG GATCATCATCAAGCTCTAGTACTGTTATGGGACCTGGTGGCGCGCCTAATCGTCCTCTTCCTCCCACTCCAGATGAAGAAGAAAGTGGAGACAGAACATTGGTATTAAGAAGG TTGCCGCAACAAAAACCAAGTTCAAGTGATGGGAAAGTAGATATTGATGAACAAAAATTGCTGAAGGATTGGGATTTTGCCCGCTTTTttcataaatcaaataatatagcaGAAAAAAATTCTCAACAAAAAGTCAAAGAACAGGTATCGTCGGTACCTAGACGAATGCCACAACATAATCGTAATGGTTCAGAATCATCCGGCCCTTCCAAATTTATACCCAATGTGTTCAGACGAGAGAATACAGATTTTTTCGTACCATCAGCTCGTCATTCTGCCATGTTTTTTGATGGAAGACGTTCTGATATTCAGCAGAGAAGAAGTTCAGATGTTAGTAAAAAGTCTTTGGAACGAACTGATTCATTAAAAAAACCGTGGAAACCAACTAGGCCAAGGCGAGAAAGAACTGATGGTGATATAGTATTGCAAACCAACCGTCAAAGATTTGTCAGACCATTGTTAGAAAACAGACGTTTAGAGAATGATCCCAGGTTTTCACGAGGAAGTGCTAATAGTAGCAAGAAGAGTAATGGTCAAGATAATGGATTTACCAATGAAACTAATCAG AACCGTGATGAACGCCGTAGTGATTTTCATAGACATGACATATCAGGTGGATCAAGTTCAAGAACAAGTTCGGTTTTACCAGATCTGCTTTCTcag gctTCATCTAGTCCTGGTACTCCAAGTCAAAGACTTGACAAAAGCAATAGTGAagag TACCAAAACGCAATATCTAAAACTTATTCCTTACTACAGAAACAACGTTCATTCCTGACATTTGGCTTTGGGGCTGGTGGTACTGGTACTAGTACAAGTTCACAAGGGCCTGGTCGTCGTGAGTCACACGTTAATGTTAATGTTACACCAACTGTACATGATTTAGCATCTGAGACACCCGAGATACGTAAATACAAAAAACGTTTCAATTCTGAAATCCTCTGTGCTGCGTTATGGG gagTTAACCTGTTAATTGGCACAGAGACTGGACTTATGTTATTGGACAGAAGTGGTCAAGGTAAAGTGTACCAACTTATTTCTAGAAGACGATTCCAACAAATGGAAGTATTAGAAGGTCAAAATATCTTAGTAACTGTTTCTGGCAAGAAAAATCGTGTTAGAGTCTATTATTTATCTTGGCTGAAATCTAAAATTCTTAGAACAGATGGG CAAGTAGAGCGTAGGAATGGTTGGATAAATGTTGGGGATTTACAAGGTGCTGTACACTTTTGCATTGTAAAGTATGAACGTATTAAATTCTTAGTGATAGCACTCAAAGACAGCATCGAGATCTATGCATGGGCTCCTAAACCATATCATAAATTTATGGCTtttaag TCCTTTGGAGACCTTGTTCATCGACCCCTACTAGTAGATTTGACAATTGAAGAAGGGGCACGACTTAAGGTGATCTATGGATCAGCTGATGGATTCCATGCAGTAGATCTTGACTCCGCCTCTgtgtatgatgtatatttacCTAAACAT ACTCAAGGAGCGATTGCGCCACATTGTATTGTTGTGTTACCAAACTCTAATGGGTTACAATTGCTGTTATGTTTTGACAACGAGGGTGTCTATGTAAATACTTATGGAaag ACGtcaaagaatatattattacaatgggGTGAGATGCCTACGTCGGTTGCATATATTGGCACTGGTCAAATAATGGGTTGGGGCAACAAAGCAATCGAAATACGAAGTGTAGAAACTGGTCATTTGGATGGTGTTTTTATGCACAAAAAAGCACAAAGGTTGAAGTTTCTTTGTGAACGAAATGATAAG gtattCTTTTCATCAGCTAAAGGTGGGTCGTGTTGTCAGATATATTTCATGACGCTCAACAAACCTGGCATGGCCAATTGGTAA